In one window of Nicotiana tabacum cultivar K326 chromosome 12, ASM71507v2, whole genome shotgun sequence DNA:
- the LOC107802723 gene encoding putative galacturonosyltransferase-like 1, producing MKSERQLLPLFFLSFFIISSTATTTTAAAAVRIRNAAVTKIPQLFREAPEFYNSPECPSIENTQNLICSIEAVHVAMTLDSAYIRGSMAAILSILQHSSCPQNTIFHFVASASANASLLRATILASFPYLKFQVYQFDDSYVAGLISTSIRSALDCPLNYARSYLANILPTCVKKVVYLDSDLVLVDDIAKLAATPLGENKILAAPEYCNANFTSYFTPTFWSNPSLSLTFADRKACYFNTGVMVIDLDRWRNGDYTNKIEEWMELQKRMRIYELGSLPPFLLVFAGNIAPVDHRWNQHGLGGDNFRGLCRDLHPGPVSLLHWSGKGKPWARLDANRPCPLDALWAPYDLLKPPFSFDS from the coding sequence ATGAAGTCAGAACGCCAACTCTTacctctttttttcctttcttttttcatcATTTCTTCCACCGCCACCACTACCACCGCCGCCGCTGCGGTTAGAATACGCAATGCCGCCGTTACAAAAATCCCACAACTGTTCAGAGAAGCCCCTGAATTCTATAACTCCCCTGAATGTCCTTCCATTGAAAATACCCAAAACTTAATATGCTCTATTGAAGCTGTTCACGTAGCTATGACACTTGATTCCGCTTATATACGTGGCTCAATGGCAGCTATTCTTTCCATTCTTCAACACTCATCTTGTCCACAAAACACAATCTTCCACTTCGTCGCTTCCGCTTCTGCAAACGCGTCACTCCTACGCGCCACCATTCTCGCGTCTTTCCCTTACCTTAAATTCCAAGTCTATCAATTCGACGATTCATATGTTGCCGGACTTATTTCAACCTCAATCCGTTCAgctctcgattgtcctttaaactACGCAAGAAGTTACTTAGCCAATATTTTACCAACTTGTGTTAAAAAAGTTGTCTACTTGGATTCCGATTTGGTCTTAGTTGATGACATTGCAAAATTAGCCGCAACTCCATTAGGTGAAAACAAAATTCTAGCCGCTCCAGAATATTGCAACGCAAATTTCACTTCATATTTTACACCAACTTTTTGGTCAAACCCATCACTTTCCTTAACATTTGCGGATCGTAAAGCTTGTTATTTTAACACGGGAGTAATGGTAATCGATCTTGATCGTTGGAGAAATGGTGATTATACGAATAAAATCGAAGAATGGATGGAATTACAAAAAAGAATGAGAATTTATGAATTGGGTTCATTGCCGCCGTTTTTGCTAGTGTTCGCCGGAAATATAGCTCCGGTGGATCACCGGTGGAATCAACATGGGTTAGGTGGAGATAATTTTCGTGGGCTTTGTAGAGATTTACATCCTGGTCCAGTAAGTTTATTGCATTGGAGTGGAAAAGGGAAACCTTGGGCTAGACTTGATGCTAATCGGCCTTGTCCTTTAGATGCTCTTTGGGCTCCTTATGATCTGTTAAAACCTCCATTTTcgtttgattcttga